A genome region from Primulina eburnea isolate SZY01 chromosome 9, ASM2296580v1, whole genome shotgun sequence includes the following:
- the LOC140841858 gene encoding uncharacterized protein isoform X1 encodes MEQAKLLAESLVKNSDSPRFAWLLFKRALINHNVNNLSSFQRSLPVITPILIRAKMFSEIEALHQRILRFDRVPQRVLYYLVNVLAKSDHIDKAMHFFQSIRTHFLDYPPSIFLYNVLIRTSLQHCCSDYVSWLYKDLIFSKVKPEAYTFNLLISGLCDSGRLEDARELFDRMPEKGCEPNEFSFGIMVRGYCRLGLPYKGLDLLVLMKKTGILPNVVIYNTLIASFCNEDKNDEVELLMEKMKEDDIAPNVVTFNIRISALCKAGKVLEASRIFRDMQIDETFGLPRPNVLTHNLMLESLFREGMLEEAKTLVESMKKDGIFSNSESYNTWLLGLLRNGKLLEAHKVMREMEDDGLEPNLYSYNIMINGFCEHDMLADARALMCLMLTRGVYPDTVTYSALLQGYCKRRKTFEANKVLQDMIKDGCFPNTYTCNILLHSLWGEGKTAEAERLLQKMNERGDVLDTVSCNIVIDGLCKSGKVDKAVEIVSEMWNHGSAALGALGNLYIGLVDENRKKCSPDLISYSTIINGLCKDGRLGEAKKKFVEMLGKNLYPDSIIYNIFLYNLCKRGKLSSAFQVLKDMERKGCDKSLQTYNSLIMGLGSKNQIFEIFGLMDEMIEKGINPNVYTYNLVLNCLSEGGKSEETATLLDDMLQKEVTPNIYSFKMLIKTFCRAGEFRPALETFEIAISLYGHVTILYSLMFNELLAGEEVLEARKLIETAVGRCLDLSSFQCKALMETLCMDGNLECAIDILNKMVQKGCRFDPASFMPVIDHLIKSGSKHQANKLTEQMLAMDSKDEMENEVHRNDKHSKNKRRRKDGERDWRNILHRDDGSAIAMKTLKRVERGWGQGGLSYSQPPQKDFLDLSFM; translated from the exons ATGGAGCAAGCAAAACTGCTGGCGGAATCTCTGGTAAAAAACTCCGACAGCCCCAGATTTGCATGGCTACTTTTTAAGCGTGCTCTCATTAATCACAACGTGAATAATCTTTCTTCTTTCCAACGTTCCCTCCCTGTCATTACCCCCATTCTCATCCGCGCCAAAATGTTTTCTGAAATCGAAGCTCTGCACCAACGTATTCTTCGTTTTGATAGAGTCCCGCAACGTGTTTTGTATTACTTGGTTAATGTGTTGGCCAAGTCCGATCATATTGACAAGGCTATGCATTTTTTTCAATCTATTCGAACCCATTTCCTTGACTACCCGCCTTCGATATTCTTGTACAATGTGCTCATTAGAACTTCTCTTCAACACTGTTGTTCGGATTATGTATCGTGGCTCTACAAAGATTTGATTTTTTCCAAAGTAAAGCCGGAAGCTTACACTTtcaatcttctgatttctgggTTGTGTGATTCAGGTCGGTTGGAAGATGCCCGTGAGTTGTTTGATAGAATGCCGGAAAAAGGTTGTGAGCCTAATGAGTTCAGTTTTGGGATTATGGTGCGTGGGTATTGTAGACTCGGGCTACCGTATAAAGGGTTGGATCTTCTGGTTTTGATGAAGAAAACGGGTATCTTGCCTAATGTTGTGATTTACAATACGTTAATTGCGAGCTTTTGTAATGAAGATAAGAACGATGAGGTTGAATTGTTGATGGAGAAGATGAAGGAAGATGATATTGCTCCAAATGTTGTGACTTTTAACATTAGAATCTCCGCCCTTTGTAAGGCCGGGAAGGTTTTGGAAGCCTCGAGGATTTTTCGGGACATGCAAATAGATGAAACATTTGGACTGCCAAGACCTAATGTTTTGACTCATAACTTGATGTTGGAGAGTTTATTCAGGGAGGGGATGTTGGAAGAAGCAAAGACTTTAGTTGAGTCCATGAAAAAGGATGGTATTTTCTCAAATTCTGAGAGCTATAACACGTGGCTGTTGGGTTTGTTGAGAAATGGGAAACTCTTGGAGGCTCATAAAGTTATGCGAGAAATGGAGGACGATGGTCTTGAGCCTAATTTGTATTCTTATAATATCATGATTAATGGATTTTGTGAACATGACATGCTTGCTGACGCAAGAGCCCTCATGTGTTTGATGCTAACTCGGGGAGTTTACCCTGATACAGTCACTTATAGCGCACTGCTCCAAGGGTATTGTAAAAGGAGGAAGACATTTGAGGCTAATAAAGTTCTCCAAGATATGATTAAGGATGGATGTTTTCCAAATACTTATACTTGCAATATACTGTTGCACAGCCTATGGGGAGAAGGTAAAACAGCAGAAGCTGAGAGGTTATTGCAAAAGATGAACGAAAGAGGTGATGTACTGGATACTGTGAGCTGTAATATTGTCATTGATGGTTTGTGCAAAAGTGGGAAGGTTGATAAGGCAGTTGAAATTGTGAGTGAAATGTGGAATCATGGAAGTGCTGCTCTCGGTGCTTTGGGGAACTTGTACATTGGCCTAGTGGATGAAAATAGGAAGAAATGCTCACCTGACTTGATCAGTTATTCGACTATCATAAATGGTTTATGCAAGGATGGACGGCTTGGTGAAGCTAAAAAGAAGTTCGTTGAGATGTTGGGTAAAAACTTGTACCCGGATTCAATCatctataatatttttctatataACCTGTGCAAGAGAGGGAAACTATCATCTGCATTTCAGGTTCTTAAAGACATGGAGAGAAAGGGTTGTGACAAAAGCTTACAAACGTACAATTCCTTGATTATGGGACTGGGTAGTAAGaaccaaatatttgaaatatttgggCTAATGGATGAGAtgatagaaaaaggcattaaTCCTAATGTTTACACCTacaaccttgttcttaattgtCTATCTGAAGGAGGAAAAAGTGAAGAAACTGCAACTCTTTTAGATGACATGTTGCAGAAGGAGGTAACACCTAACATATATTCCTTTAAGATGTTAATTAAAACATTCTGCAGAGCCGGTGAGTTCAGACCAGCACTGGAGACATTTGAAATAGCCATCAGTTTATACGGTCACGTGACGATTCTTTATAGCCTAATGTTCAATGAGCTGCTCGCTGGAGAGGAAGTCTTGGAAGCTAGAAAATTAATTGAAACTGCAGTTGGGAGGTGCCTTGATTTGAGCAGTTTCCAGTGCAAGGCATTGATGGAAACATTATGCATGGATGGGAATTTAGAATGTGCCATtgatattcttaacaaaatgGTGCAGAAAGGATGTAGATTTGATCCTGCATCATTCATGCCAGTGATTGATCATCTGATTAAGAGTGGAAGTAAGCATCAGGCCAATAAGTTGACCGAGCAAATGCTGGCGATGGATTCAAAAGATGAGATGGAAAATGAGGTTCATAGAAATGATAAGCACTCTAAAAATAAGAGACGACGTAAAGATGGCGAGAGAGATTGGCGAAATATTCTACACAG AGATGATGGGAGTGCAATAGCTATGAAAACTTTGAAACGAGTGGAGAGAGGGTGGGGTCAAGGAGGCTTATCATATTCTCAACCTCCACAAAAAGACTTTCTCGATCTTTCCTTCATGTAG
- the LOC140841858 gene encoding uncharacterized protein isoform X2 — protein sequence MPEKGCEPNEFSFGIMVRGYCRLGLPYKGLDLLVLMKKTGILPNVVIYNTLIASFCNEDKNDEVELLMEKMKEDDIAPNVVTFNIRISALCKAGKVLEASRIFRDMQIDETFGLPRPNVLTHNLMLESLFREGMLEEAKTLVESMKKDGIFSNSESYNTWLLGLLRNGKLLEAHKVMREMEDDGLEPNLYSYNIMINGFCEHDMLADARALMCLMLTRGVYPDTVTYSALLQGYCKRRKTFEANKVLQDMIKDGCFPNTYTCNILLHSLWGEGKTAEAERLLQKMNERGDVLDTVSCNIVIDGLCKSGKVDKAVEIVSEMWNHGSAALGALGNLYIGLVDENRKKCSPDLISYSTIINGLCKDGRLGEAKKKFVEMLGKNLYPDSIIYNIFLYNLCKRGKLSSAFQVLKDMERKGCDKSLQTYNSLIMGLGSKNQIFEIFGLMDEMIEKGINPNVYTYNLVLNCLSEGGKSEETATLLDDMLQKEVTPNIYSFKMLIKTFCRAGEFRPALETFEIAISLYGHVTILYSLMFNELLAGEEVLEARKLIETAVGRCLDLSSFQCKALMETLCMDGNLECAIDILNKMVQKGCRFDPASFMPVIDHLIKSGSKHQANKLTEQMLAMDSKDEMENEVHRNDKHSKNKRRRKDGERDWRNILHRDDGSAIAMKTLKRVERGWGQGGLSYSQPPQKDFLDLSFM from the exons ATGCCGGAAAAAGGTTGTGAGCCTAATGAGTTCAGTTTTGGGATTATGGTGCGTGGGTATTGTAGACTCGGGCTACCGTATAAAGGGTTGGATCTTCTGGTTTTGATGAAGAAAACGGGTATCTTGCCTAATGTTGTGATTTACAATACGTTAATTGCGAGCTTTTGTAATGAAGATAAGAACGATGAGGTTGAATTGTTGATGGAGAAGATGAAGGAAGATGATATTGCTCCAAATGTTGTGACTTTTAACATTAGAATCTCCGCCCTTTGTAAGGCCGGGAAGGTTTTGGAAGCCTCGAGGATTTTTCGGGACATGCAAATAGATGAAACATTTGGACTGCCAAGACCTAATGTTTTGACTCATAACTTGATGTTGGAGAGTTTATTCAGGGAGGGGATGTTGGAAGAAGCAAAGACTTTAGTTGAGTCCATGAAAAAGGATGGTATTTTCTCAAATTCTGAGAGCTATAACACGTGGCTGTTGGGTTTGTTGAGAAATGGGAAACTCTTGGAGGCTCATAAAGTTATGCGAGAAATGGAGGACGATGGTCTTGAGCCTAATTTGTATTCTTATAATATCATGATTAATGGATTTTGTGAACATGACATGCTTGCTGACGCAAGAGCCCTCATGTGTTTGATGCTAACTCGGGGAGTTTACCCTGATACAGTCACTTATAGCGCACTGCTCCAAGGGTATTGTAAAAGGAGGAAGACATTTGAGGCTAATAAAGTTCTCCAAGATATGATTAAGGATGGATGTTTTCCAAATACTTATACTTGCAATATACTGTTGCACAGCCTATGGGGAGAAGGTAAAACAGCAGAAGCTGAGAGGTTATTGCAAAAGATGAACGAAAGAGGTGATGTACTGGATACTGTGAGCTGTAATATTGTCATTGATGGTTTGTGCAAAAGTGGGAAGGTTGATAAGGCAGTTGAAATTGTGAGTGAAATGTGGAATCATGGAAGTGCTGCTCTCGGTGCTTTGGGGAACTTGTACATTGGCCTAGTGGATGAAAATAGGAAGAAATGCTCACCTGACTTGATCAGTTATTCGACTATCATAAATGGTTTATGCAAGGATGGACGGCTTGGTGAAGCTAAAAAGAAGTTCGTTGAGATGTTGGGTAAAAACTTGTACCCGGATTCAATCatctataatatttttctatataACCTGTGCAAGAGAGGGAAACTATCATCTGCATTTCAGGTTCTTAAAGACATGGAGAGAAAGGGTTGTGACAAAAGCTTACAAACGTACAATTCCTTGATTATGGGACTGGGTAGTAAGaaccaaatatttgaaatatttgggCTAATGGATGAGAtgatagaaaaaggcattaaTCCTAATGTTTACACCTacaaccttgttcttaattgtCTATCTGAAGGAGGAAAAAGTGAAGAAACTGCAACTCTTTTAGATGACATGTTGCAGAAGGAGGTAACACCTAACATATATTCCTTTAAGATGTTAATTAAAACATTCTGCAGAGCCGGTGAGTTCAGACCAGCACTGGAGACATTTGAAATAGCCATCAGTTTATACGGTCACGTGACGATTCTTTATAGCCTAATGTTCAATGAGCTGCTCGCTGGAGAGGAAGTCTTGGAAGCTAGAAAATTAATTGAAACTGCAGTTGGGAGGTGCCTTGATTTGAGCAGTTTCCAGTGCAAGGCATTGATGGAAACATTATGCATGGATGGGAATTTAGAATGTGCCATtgatattcttaacaaaatgGTGCAGAAAGGATGTAGATTTGATCCTGCATCATTCATGCCAGTGATTGATCATCTGATTAAGAGTGGAAGTAAGCATCAGGCCAATAAGTTGACCGAGCAAATGCTGGCGATGGATTCAAAAGATGAGATGGAAAATGAGGTTCATAGAAATGATAAGCACTCTAAAAATAAGAGACGACGTAAAGATGGCGAGAGAGATTGGCGAAATATTCTACACAG AGATGATGGGAGTGCAATAGCTATGAAAACTTTGAAACGAGTGGAGAGAGGGTGGGGTCAAGGAGGCTTATCATATTCTCAACCTCCACAAAAAGACTTTCTCGATCTTTCCTTCATGTAG
- the LOC140841859 gene encoding coatomer subunit gamma-2-like: MAQPIVKKDDDRDDEVEYSPFLGIEKGAVLQEARVFNDPQLDARRCSQVITKLLYLLNQGETFTKVEATEVFFAVTKLFQSKDNGLRRMVYLMIKEISPSADEVIIVTSSLMKDMNSRTDMYRANAIRVLCRITDGTLLTQIERYIKQAIVDKNPVVASAALASGIHLLQTTPEIVKRWSNEVQEAVQSRAALVQFHALTLLHQIRQNDRLAVSKLVTSLTKGTVRSPLAQCLLIRYTTQVIRETGVNTQTGDRPFYDYLEGCLRHKAEMVILEAARAITELSNVTTRELTPAITVLQLFLSSSKPVLRFAAVRTLNKVAMTHPMAVTNCNIDMESLISDQNRSIATLAITTLLKTGNESSVERLMKQITTFMSDIADEFKIVVVDAIRSLCLKFPLKYRSLMNFLSNILREEGGFEYKKAIVDSIVILIRDIPDAKESGLLHLCEFIEDCEFTYLSTQILHFLGNEGPKTSDPGKYIRYIYNRVILENATVRASAVSTLAKFGAMVDSLKPRIFVLLKRCLFDNDDEVRDRATLYLSTLGDGSVTETAKDVKEFLFGSLELPLTNLETSLKNYIQDPTEEPFDIQSVPKEVKSQPLAEKKAPGKKPAGLGAPPATLSSTVDAFEKLLSSIPEFRNFGNLFKSSAPVELTEAETEYAVNVVKHIFDSHVVFQYNCTNTIPEQLLENVTVLVDASEAEEFSEVGSKPLRSLPYDTPAPTFVAFEKPEGVPAVGKFSNSLRFIVKEVDLATGEAEDDGVEDEYQLEDFEVVAADYILKVGVSNFKNAWETLGPDFERVDEYGLGPRESLAEAVNAVINLLGMQPCEGTETVPSNSRSHTCLLSGVYIGNVKVLVRLSFGIDGAKEVAMKLAVRSDNEIVSDAIHEIVASG, from the exons ATGGCGCAGCCAATCGTTAAGAAAGACGATGATCGCGACGACGAAG TGGAGTACTCTCCCTTTTTGGGGATTGAGAAGGGTGCAGTATTACAGGAAGCTAGGGTTTTCAACGACCCTCAGCTGGATGCTAGGAGATGTTCACAG GTGATCACGAAGCTTCTATATCTTCTCAATCAAGGCGAGACATTCACAAAG GTTGAAGCTACAGAAGTATTTTTCGCAGTAACAAAGCTGTTTCAGTCTAAGGATAATGGCTTGAGAAGAATGGTATATCTTATGATAAAGGAGATTTCACCCTCTGCAGATGAG GTTATCATCGTCACAAGCTCCCTAATGAAGGATATGAATAGCCGAACTGATATGTATCGAGCAAATGCTATCCGTGTCTTATGTCGAATCACTGATGGAACGCTTCTGACGCAAATTGAAAGATACATAAAGCAGGCTATTGTTGATAAAAATCCTGTGGTTGCCAGTGCTGCTCTCGCAAGTGGTATTCATTTGTTACAG ACAACCCCAGAGATAGTGAAAAGATGGAGTAATGAAGTGCAAGAAGCTGTTCAATCACGAGCTGCACTTGTGCAATTCCATGCACTCACTTTACTCCACCAG ATTCGACAAAATGACCGACTGGCTGTCAGCAAGTTGGTTACCAGTTTGACCAAAGGGACTGTTCGTTCTCCTTTAGCTCAGTGTCTTCTAATTCGTTATACTACTCAG GTCATCAGAGAGACAGGTGTAAACACTCAAACAGGAGACCGCCCGTTTTATGACTATCTTGAGGGCTGTCTTCGTCACAAAGCTGAAATGGTGATCCTTGAGGCAGCTAGGGCAATTACAGAGTTGAGCAATGTGACTACCCGAGAGTTGACTCCTGCCATAACTGTTTTACAGCTCTTCTTAAGTTCTTCTAAGCCTGTGCTTAGGTTTGCTGCTGTCCGAACTTTGAACAAG GTGGCAATGACACATCCTATGGCTGTGACAAATTGTAACATTGACATGGAAAGTTTGATTTCAGACCAGAATAGAAGTATAGCAACACTTGCCATCACCACTCTACTAAAAACAGGCAATGAATCTAGCGTTGAACGCTTGATGAAGCAGATCACCACCTTTATGTCTGATATTGCTGATGAATTCAAGATTGTTGTGGTAGATGCTATTCGATCCCTGTGTCTGAAGTTCCCCCTCAAGTACAGATCGTT GATGAATTTCTTGAGCAACATTTTGAGAGAAGAGGGTGGATTCGAGTACAAAAAGGCAATTGTTGAttcaattgtgattttgataAGAGATATTCCAGATGCCAAAGAAAGTGGACTACTGCACTTGTGTGAGTTCATTGAGGACTGTGAATTCACTTATCTTTCCACCCAG ATACTTCACTTTCTTGGGAATGAGGGACCCAAAACTTCTGATCCAGGTAAATATATTCGCTATATTTACAACAGAGTGATACTTGAGAATGCAACTGTCCGTGCCAGTGCTGTTAGCACATTGGCAAAATTTGGTGCCATGGTCGACTCCTTGAAA CCCCGAATATTTGTTTTGTTGAAGCGTTGCCTATTTGACAACGATGATGAG GTTCGTGATAGAGCTACTCTGTACTTGAGTACCCTTGGTGATGGTTCGGTTACGGAAACTGCCAAGGACGTGAAGGAATTTTTATTTGGCTCCCTTGAGCTACCGCTGACCAACTTGGAGACAAGTTTGAAAAACTAT ATACAGGATCCCACCGAGGAGCCCTTCGATATCCAGTCTGTACCGAAAGAGGTTAAATCTCAGCCTCTTGCAGAAAAGAAAGCCCCAGGCAAAAAGCCTGCTGGCTTGGGTGCACCTCCTGCCACTCTTTCCTCTACGGTCGATGCTTTTGAGAAGCTCCTCTCTTCCATCCCTGAATTTAGAAATTTTGGAAATCTTTTCAAG tcatcagcaccagtggaGCTTACAGAAGCTGAAACTGAGTATGCAGTTAATGTTGTCAAGCACATATTTGACAGTCATGTGGTATTCCAGTACAACTGCACAAATACAATACCTGAACAGCTACTTGAAAAC GTGACTGTGCTTGTTGATGCTTCTGAAGCCGAGGAGTTTTCAGAAGTAGGATCCAAGCCTTTAAGATCTCTACCATATGATACACCAGCGCCGACATTTGTGGCATTTGAGAAACCTGAAGGTGTACCTGCAGTTGGAAAGTTTTCAAACTCGTTGAGATTTATTGTCAAAGAG GTCGATCTCGCAACTGGTGAGGCTGAAGATGATGGTGTAGAAGATGAATACCAACTAGAGGATTTTGAAGTTGTTGCTGCGGATTATATTCTTAAAGTTGGGGTCTCCAACTTCAAAAATGCATGGGAAACCCTCGGACCTGATTTTGAGCGTGTAGATGAATACGGTCTTGGGCCTAGGGAAAGCCTGGCTGAAGCTGTTAATGCTGTCATCAATCTTCTTGGCATGCAGCCCTGCGAG GGAACAGAGACCGTTCCTAGCAACTCAAGATCACATACATGTTTATTATCAGGTGTATACATCGGTAATGTGAAGGTGCTTGTGCGATTGTCTTTTGGAATTGATGGGGCAAAAGAGGTCGCGATGAAGTTGGCGGTGAGATCTGACAACGAAATTGTCAGCGATGCTATACACGAAATCGTTGCCAGTGGATAA